In a genomic window of Methylobacter sp. YRD-M1:
- a CDS encoding DUF2905 domain-containing protein: MTTGKVLMIIGVILIIAGLVFNYAPWLINWFGKLPGDIHIKDEKRVIFFPITSMIIVSLILTLIINLIFRK; the protein is encoded by the coding sequence ATGACAACCGGAAAAGTATTGATGATTATCGGCGTCATTCTGATCATTGCCGGGCTTGTTTTCAATTATGCTCCCTGGCTGATCAATTGGTTTGGCAAGTTGCCCGGCGATATTCATATCAAGGATGAAAAGCGGGTCATTTTTTTTCCGATCACCTCAATGATCATCGTCAGCTTGATTTTGACGCTGATTATCAATCTGATTTTCCGCAAATAG
- a CDS encoding DUF5752 family protein: MAITEPSTEAATALDRPRFAIKDCTLIAIATGKRAHTLKEFRDHIAEISPDSLYYHFWGNLLQARFEEREYNNDFAAWAHRSLHDAKLAEQLAVVDPTQSANMTEIRRQLLEYIEERLEESEHLHWVIAAQPFEFIRSQIVVFNTHTSIANPREMAKIMHKLSVSSIFYHFIDARRRNPDRMDDFRAWLNHYGDTYQALIELLSGIDPYFGSLAELRQQLVDIFEICFDYSMDATE; the protein is encoded by the coding sequence ATGGCTATAACCGAACCATCCACTGAAGCAGCAACGGCGCTAGACAGGCCCCGCTTTGCGATTAAAGATTGCACATTGATCGCTATCGCCACAGGCAAACGTGCTCATACGCTGAAAGAATTCCGGGACCATATTGCCGAAATCAGCCCTGACAGTCTGTATTATCACTTTTGGGGCAATCTGCTCCAGGCCCGTTTTGAAGAACGCGAATATAACAACGATTTCGCCGCCTGGGCTCACCGCAGCCTTCACGATGCGAAACTGGCAGAACAGCTGGCGGTCGTCGATCCTACCCAATCCGCCAACATGACGGAAATTCGCCGGCAGCTTCTGGAGTATATCGAAGAACGCCTTGAAGAAAGCGAGCACCTGCATTGGGTTATCGCCGCCCAGCCATTTGAATTCATACGTTCCCAGATTGTCGTTTTCAACACGCATACCAGCATAGCCAACCCCAGAGAAATGGCCAAAATCATGCACAAGCTGTCGGTCAGCAGCATTTTTTATCATTTTATCGACGCCAGACGACGCAATCCGGACAGAATGGATGACTTCCGCGCCTGGCTAAACCATTATGGCGATACCTATCAAGCACTGATTGAACTCCTGTCGGGCATAGATCCTTACTTCGGATCCCTGGCGGAACTGCGGCAGCAGTTGGTCGACATTTTTGAAATTTGTTTTGACTACTCTATGGATGCCACGGAATGA
- a CDS encoding glycosyltransferase yields MTHIFDAYADIVGADVIRHLRQLAEPLQDKTVVHVNSTRRGGGVAEILEKMVPLTRDLGINAHWEVITGDSEFFQCTKSMHNALQGNRLTIPETLLDHYQDVNAQNAQQLRPVLEEADFVFIHDPQPAALLKYCGKRKGKWIWRCHIDASRPHRATWRFLEQVVRDYDASIFSLPQFAQTLPHPEYIVSPSIDPLSEKNIDLPLAELEAVRVRFGIDPELPLIAQISRFDRFKDPLGVIEAYKLARRFIPKLQLVLAGGGATDDPEAEAVLSEVYAAADGDPNIKILVLPPDAHRTINALQRLADIVIQKSTKEGFGLTVTEAMWKGKPVIGGDTGGIRLQVINFQTGFLVNTPEGAALRIRYLFNQPKKAREMGITVKKFVRENFLLTRQLREHLTLMFALQYGSIDRIELG; encoded by the coding sequence ATGACCCACATATTCGATGCCTATGCCGATATCGTTGGCGCCGATGTCATCCGGCACTTGCGGCAATTGGCCGAGCCCTTGCAAGATAAAACGGTCGTGCATGTAAACTCCACGCGTCGGGGCGGCGGTGTTGCCGAGATTTTGGAAAAAATGGTGCCATTGACGCGTGATCTCGGGATTAATGCACATTGGGAAGTCATTACCGGCGACAGCGAATTTTTTCAATGTACGAAAAGTATGCATAATGCCCTGCAAGGCAATCGGCTTACCATCCCTGAGACCTTGCTGGATCATTATCAGGACGTGAACGCACAAAATGCGCAACAACTGCGTCCTGTTCTGGAAGAAGCGGACTTTGTTTTCATTCATGACCCGCAGCCGGCCGCGTTGCTGAAATATTGCGGCAAGCGCAAGGGCAAATGGATCTGGCGCTGCCATATCGATGCCAGCCGTCCGCATCGGGCAACCTGGCGGTTTCTCGAACAAGTCGTACGCGATTACGATGCCAGCATCTTCTCATTGCCGCAATTTGCACAGACGTTGCCGCATCCTGAATACATTGTCTCACCCAGCATTGATCCCTTGAGTGAAAAGAATATCGATCTGCCTTTAGCTGAACTGGAAGCAGTGCGAGTACGCTTTGGCATCGATCCGGAACTGCCGTTGATCGCGCAAATCTCCCGTTTCGACCGGTTCAAGGACCCGCTGGGCGTCATTGAAGCCTATAAGCTCGCCCGGCGCTTCATTCCCAAACTGCAACTGGTGCTGGCCGGCGGAGGCGCTACCGATGATCCTGAAGCTGAGGCGGTACTCTCTGAAGTATACGCAGCGGCGGATGGTGATCCGAATATAAAAATCCTGGTATTGCCGCCCGACGCGCACAGGACGATCAATGCCCTGCAACGCCTTGCCGATATCGTCATACAGAAATCCACCAAAGAAGGCTTCGGGCTGACTGTTACGGAAGCCATGTGGAAAGGCAAGCCTGTCATAGGCGGCGATACCGGCGGCATTCGCCTGCAGGTCATCAACTTTCAGACCGGCTTTCTGGTCAATACGCCGGAAGGCGCCGCGTTGCGCATCCGTTATTTATTCAATCAACCGAAAAAAGCCCGGGAAATGGGGATCACTGTGAAAAAATTTGTGCGTGAAAATTTCCTGCTAACCCGCCAGCTGCGCGAGCATTTAACACTGATGTTTGCGTTGCAATATGGCTCCATTGACCGTATCGAGTTAGGCTGA
- the treZ gene encoding malto-oligosyltrehalose trehalohydrolase, whose amino-acid sequence MAVKRRHLMPFGAELLDDGRVRFRLWAPGADKVELSLLGLEPEEYLTMTPEDEGWFGIITEYGSSAYYYQYRINESFYVPDPASRYQPETVHGASQIIDPNDWDWQDQDWKGRPWEEVVLYELHIGTFTAEGTFAAAKQRLDYLAGLGITALQLMPIAAFSGNRNWGYDSVLPFAPATAYGTPDDLKDFIQTAHAKGLMVFLDMVYSHFGPEGNYLNQYAPAFFTDRYQTPWGSAINFDGPGSTWVRAYFVHNALYWLEEYHVDGLRFDSVHAIFDDSDSSRPPFFEYLAKEVRHAHSYDRHVHLVLENDNNAAHYLRPNPAEPHDGHYNAQWNDDIHHVLHVLLTDETDGYYQDYAKNPIEHLARCLTEGFAYQGEISAYRGGKPRGEPSADLPPLAFVNFLQNHDQIGNRAFAERLSALCSPKALQAATAIILLAPPIPLLFMGQEWAASTPFPYFVDFPEDLGERIAQGRLREFARLPDFNNSQNIPLPNQIGTFQSAKLAWSELGQPTHRQWLDYHRQLLDLRRQYIQPRLHGMTEGQAGYRLLSERALMVSWRLADDSQLELIANLGDESVAIDTPSNGKVIFKTDAAIADLQQPASLPPWSVVWLLTES is encoded by the coding sequence ATGGCCGTCAAACGCCGCCATCTGATGCCTTTCGGCGCCGAACTCCTGGATGACGGCCGGGTGCGTTTCCGCTTGTGGGCGCCGGGAGCCGACAAAGTAGAGCTGAGTCTGCTTGGCCTGGAGCCAGAAGAATACCTGACGATGACGCCGGAAGACGAAGGCTGGTTCGGCATTATTACGGAATATGGCAGCAGTGCCTACTACTACCAATATCGCATTAATGAGTCATTTTATGTGCCGGACCCTGCGTCGCGCTATCAGCCGGAAACCGTGCACGGCGCCAGCCAGATCATCGATCCCAACGACTGGGACTGGCAGGACCAGGACTGGAAAGGACGCCCCTGGGAAGAAGTCGTTTTGTATGAACTGCATATTGGTACATTCACGGCCGAAGGCACATTTGCGGCCGCCAAGCAGCGTCTCGATTATCTGGCCGGCCTGGGCATTACCGCACTGCAGCTTATGCCTATCGCTGCTTTTTCCGGCAACCGCAATTGGGGCTATGACAGTGTGCTGCCATTTGCTCCAGCCACCGCTTACGGTACGCCCGATGATCTGAAGGATTTCATTCAGACAGCGCATGCCAAGGGGCTGATGGTTTTTCTGGACATGGTTTACAGCCATTTCGGCCCGGAAGGCAATTACCTGAACCAGTATGCACCGGCATTTTTTACCGATCGCTATCAAACACCCTGGGGCAGCGCAATCAATTTTGACGGCCCCGGCAGTACCTGGGTGCGCGCTTATTTTGTCCATAATGCCCTGTATTGGCTGGAAGAATATCATGTTGACGGGCTCCGGTTTGATTCTGTCCATGCCATTTTCGACGATTCCGACTCTAGCCGCCCGCCATTTTTTGAGTATCTGGCCAAGGAAGTACGGCACGCGCACAGTTATGACCGCCATGTCCATCTGGTTCTGGAAAACGACAACAACGCTGCGCATTATTTGAGGCCGAATCCGGCAGAGCCGCATGACGGCCATTACAATGCTCAGTGGAATGACGATATCCATCATGTGCTGCATGTGCTGTTGACCGATGAGACGGACGGTTATTATCAGGATTATGCAAAGAATCCGATCGAACATCTGGCCCGTTGCCTGACTGAAGGCTTCGCTTACCAAGGAGAAATCTCCGCTTACCGAGGCGGCAAACCGCGCGGCGAACCGAGCGCCGATCTGCCGCCTTTGGCTTTCGTCAATTTTTTACAGAATCATGACCAGATCGGCAACCGTGCTTTCGCAGAGCGCCTTTCTGCGCTGTGTTCCCCGAAAGCATTGCAGGCGGCCACGGCGATTATTCTGCTGGCTCCGCCCATACCGCTCTTATTCATGGGACAGGAATGGGCCGCTTCTACGCCCTTCCCTTATTTCGTCGATTTTCCGGAAGACCTGGGTGAAAGAATCGCTCAAGGGCGGCTCCGTGAATTTGCACGCTTGCCTGACTTCAACAATTCACAAAACATTCCCTTGCCAAACCAGATCGGCACATTCCAATCTGCAAAACTGGCCTGGAGTGAATTGGGGCAACCGACTCATCGGCAATGGCTGGATTACCATCGGCAACTTCTGGATCTGCGCCGGCAGTATATTCAACCTCGACTGCACGGTATGACTGAAGGACAAGCCGGATATCGGCTGTTAAGCGAACGCGCTTTAATGGTGAGCTGGCGATTAGCCGACGATTCGCAACTGGAACTGATCGCCAATCTTGGCGACGAGTCGGTAGCGATCGACACCCCCAGCAATGGCAAAGTCATTTTCAAAACCGATGCCGCGATTGCCGACTTACAGCAACCGGCCAGCTTGCCGCCCTGGTCAGTAGTCTGGCTGCTGACTGAAAGCTGA